TGCCCATTTTGAAATTGTTGTAACAGAGTTTGCACTTATTGTTAGGATGAGGCGCTGAGTCCAACTATTGCCTTGCATATGCACTTATAGGTTCCTTGATAAATCTTATGTAAAGATGTTTAAAGGTAGACTTAATGACGCGGGGCATTCCAAAATCGATGGGTATGAACTTGTCTGGTAGCCGCCAATTATCTATTTTCAGCAAGTCGGGATGCAGGTGGGGAAAGTGGATAGCCTCCAGTTCACCAACTAACCCCAGCCGCACTGATGCAGCGACAGTGGGTACTTGTTCGGGTGGAACATTGAGGATTTCCACCATTGCCCTATCCAAGGCAAAGACATCTGGTGATGCTGCCAAAATGCCCAGTGGACGAGGTTCACCGCCACTGGGACCATTGCCTTCATGACCGATGATCCCGTCTGTTATGGTTAAGTCGGGATCAATTGCCCTAGCCGTTTCCACCAACATTTCACCAAATCGGTTCGCGTCTTTTCCTGCTTCCATATGCCACCAAGCTTTCATCTTGCCTGGAACGCAACCAAACAGGTTTTTGACCCCTAAAGTAAGCACCAGCTGGGCATGAGATTTTACCTTAGGCAAGTTAATGACTACATCTGCTTCCATTGCCTCTTTGCACAGTAGCAGATGGTCAAACTCTTCGCTGACGGTTTGGTAACGTTGAGCGTGAAATTCGATGATCGGGAGATTGAGTTCTTCTAAAATAGGCTGATAGCCATTTGCCACAGCGACTCCCTTGGCACTACCAAAAGCAGGACTATCCCCCAAAAATGGCTTGCCACCTGCTTCAATGACCATTTGGGCGATCGCGTAAACGACTTCCGGACGAGTTGTACACTCTTTACCAGGACGTGCGCCTGTCAGCAGATTTGGTTTGAGTAGGACGCGGTTTCCTGGTTTCACAAACGCCGCCATTCCTCCCAAAGGTTCTAGCAGCGTTTCTAAAGATTCCCTCAGTGCTTCCCGTTCGTAGGAAGTGGCGCGAATGAGACTGACAGACGGTGTTTGAGTTTGCATGGTCAAATAAAAAACTAATTGGAGGAAAATAAAGAAGGAAGAATTCTTTAGTTCTATCTTCCTTCTTTGTTCTTTATTCCGATATGCCGTCTTGCATACTTAGAGGCACAATCGCGCTCATTTGTTCC
The sequence above is a segment of the Mastigocladopsis repens PCC 10914 genome. Coding sequences within it:
- a CDS encoding DUF362 domain-containing protein, with translation MQTQTPSVSLIRATSYEREALRESLETLLEPLGGMAAFVKPGNRVLLKPNLLTGARPGKECTTRPEVVYAIAQMVIEAGGKPFLGDSPAFGSAKGVAVANGYQPILEELNLPIIEFHAQRYQTVSEEFDHLLLCKEAMEADVVINLPKVKSHAQLVLTLGVKNLFGCVPGKMKAWWHMEAGKDANRFGEMLVETARAIDPDLTITDGIIGHEGNGPSGGEPRPLGILAASPDVFALDRAMVEILNVPPEQVPTVAASVRLGLVGELEAIHFPHLHPDLLKIDNWRLPDKFIPIDFGMPRVIKSTFKHLYIRFIKEPISAYARQ